ACGCTGGGGGTTTTCGCTGTGCCGCAGACGGCGAGGCGCAGGGGCATGCCGAGTTTGCCCATTTTGATGCCTTCTTCGTCGCAGAAGGGTTTGAACAGGTCGTGGATGGCTTCGGCGTTCCAGTCTTCCAGCCCTTCGAGGCGTTCGGCGAAGCGCAGCATACGGGTGGCGGCTTCGTCGTCCCAATGTTTCTGCACGTCCGCTTCGGCGGGCGTTTGTTTGACGTAGAAGTAGAGGCACTCGTCGGCGAGCGTGTTCAGGTCTTGGGCGCGGTCTTTGACCAGTGCCAACACGTCTTCCAACGCGGGTTTTGCCGTGTCGTAAATGTCGCGCAGGGCGAGGCGGGGTTTGACGAGTTCGGCGAGTTTTTCGTTGGGCGTGATTTTGATGTGTTCGCCGTTGATCCAGTAGAGCTTTTTCAAGTCCATGCGGCTTGGAGACGGGGAAACGTCTTTCAAATCAAACCATTCGATGAATTGTTCCATCGTGAAGAACTCGTCGTCGCCGTGCGCCCAGCCCAAACGAGCCAGATAGTTGAGCATGGCTTCAGGCAGGATGCCCATCGCGCCGAAATCAGTGATGGCGACGGTATCACCGCTGCGTTTGGAGATTTTTTTGCCTTGTTCGTTGAGAATCATGGGCAGGTGGCCGTATTCGGGCAGGTTCGCGCCGATGGCTTTTAAGATGTTGATTTGTTTCGGGGTGTTGTTCACATGGTCGTCGCCGCGGATAACGTGGGTAACGCCCATGTCGTAGTCGTCCACGACGACGCAGAAGTTATAGGTCGGCGTGCCGTCGGCGCGGGCGATAATCAGGTCGTCGAGTGCTTCGTTGGGAATGGAGATTTCGCCTTTGACCAAGTCCGTCCACTTGGTGACGCCGTCCAAAGGCGTTTTGAAGCGGACGACGGGTTGCACGTCGGCAGGGATTTCGGGCAGGGTTTTGCCTGCTTCGGGGCGCCAGCGGCGGTCATAAGTCGCCGTGCCTTCTTTTTCGGCTTTCTCACGCATGGCTTCCAGCTCTTCTTTGCTGCAATAGCAGTAGTAGGCGGCGCCTTTTTCCAAGAGTTCGGCGATGACTTCTTTATAGCGGTCGAAACGGCGGGTTTGGTACACGACGTTGTCGGCATTGTCGTAATCGAGACCGACCCATTTCATGCCGTCGAGGATGATGTTGACGGATTCGGCGGTGGAACGCGCCAAGTCGGTGTCTTCGATACGCAATAGGAACTCGCCTTTGTGATGGCGGGCAAACGCCCATGAAAACAAGGCGGTGCGCACGCCGCCGATGTGTAAGTAGCCGGTGGGGCTGGGGGCGAAACGGGTTTTGACGGTCATGATGGCTCCAGAATCTTTTAAAACGGATATTTTACTGTTTTTAGACGGAATCGGACAATGAAAGGTCGTCTGAAAACCTCAAAATTCGGTTTTCAGACGACCTTTTGCTCAGTTCAATGTAGAAAATCCATCCCAACGCCGTCAGGCATTATTCGTAAACTTTCAACAACTCCACTTCAAACACCAACGTCGCGTTTGGCGGAATCACGCCGCCTGCGCCGCGTGCGCCGTAGCCCATTTCGGCGGGGATGG
Above is a window of Neisseria mucosa DNA encoding:
- a CDS encoding glutamate--tRNA ligase, producing MTVKTRFAPSPTGYLHIGGVRTALFSWAFARHHKGEFLLRIEDTDLARSTAESVNIILDGMKWVGLDYDNADNVVYQTRRFDRYKEVIAELLEKGAAYYCYCSKEELEAMREKAEKEGTATYDRRWRPEAGKTLPEIPADVQPVVRFKTPLDGVTKWTDLVKGEISIPNEALDDLIIARADGTPTYNFCVVVDDYDMGVTHVIRGDDHVNNTPKQINILKAIGANLPEYGHLPMILNEQGKKISKRSGDTVAITDFGAMGILPEAMLNYLARLGWAHGDDEFFTMEQFIEWFDLKDVSPSPSRMDLKKLYWINGEHIKITPNEKLAELVKPRLALRDIYDTAKPALEDVLALVKDRAQDLNTLADECLYFYVKQTPAEADVQKHWDDEAATRMLRFAERLEGLEDWNAEAIHDLFKPFCDEEGIKMGKLGMPLRLAVCGTAKTPSVDAVLALIGKEEVLKRIRS